In Myxococcus xanthus, the DNA window CACTCCGCGCTCGACTACGAGTCACCCGCTGGTTACGAGAAGAAGCACCGCGCTGCCGCTTGAGGGCGAAAGCGCGGAACGCTCTGCGGAACCGGGGCAACTTCAGTAGAGAACGAACGTCCCAGCGTCGCTGACGCTCCGACTGCTCGCAGTGGCCGGAACGGCTGATCGGCTTGCGCCGGAATGGGGGCTCACCTTCGCCGGAACACGCAACTACCCGAGGATTTGGACTGCACTACTTGGATGGTGCACGGTCGCTTCGAGCATGTCGTCCAGAAGTGGTATGGCCACGCTCATTGCGTCAGGAAGACCCGTTGGTATATCCCCTGATGTACACGTGCTTGCGAACTCGCGGCCTTGTTTCGAGGATGGGTGAGGCGAGACCGCTAGGAAATGTCGGCTGTTGTTGAGTTGTGTGCCGTCTTTTGTGGTCGATCGGTGTCCGGCGTTGAGGGTGTTTTTGAAATGCGATTGATCGCGCTGACAAGATCGGAGATGGTTCCGTCGAGGATTTCGCGAGAGGATGCATCATTTGCTGGGGGGGGAGGGAGGGCTGTCTTTACGAGGCTCGATGGAGGACTGATTAGCTGGCGTATTACTCTCCGCAAGGTGTTTCGATATGCTTTTTCCGACAGTGCGTGCGCGGAGTCGATCGCCAATTGGAGCCTGTTGAAATATGCGACTTCGTCTGACTTTGCTTGGAAGTGGTCACGTAGTTTCCCGTCGTAGCGCAAAAGAGTTGCGGCTGCTGTGACCATGATGATTGAAGCGGATATTCCTGGTAGGTATTGGCGCCAGTCGGTAAGTATTCCCTTGGCAATCATCCAGTATGTAACCGCAGGACCCGTGAGTGAAATAATGAATAGTGTGCAGCCAACATAGAATGCTATGTTGGATCTCCTCCAGAGCTTGTCTTGGTCTTCCTTTGCGCTATTGGCGCGAATTATCAAGGTTGCCTTGGCTAGGCCTGAGTTTGTTTCTTTCTCTGTGTGTGCGTAGGAGAGACGGTTAAATAGCTCTTCCTGGCGACGCAGTGTTTCTTGGAGTGCGGTGGTTGTGCTTGGGGCGGCTGCGGCGATTGCTGAACGAATATTGAATGAGAAGAGCGCTGATGCTGCGAGGGCTGTCGTTAGTAGGGTTGCGGGGAGTGGTGTTTTATTTGCCAGGGAGGAGGCGAATACTGCGATTGCTATGAGCAGGAATGCGACCCCGACATAAATCAAGGGAGGGTCGTGGAGCAAATTGGAGGGAGGGCGCGGTTTCTCTCTGGAAAGAGCTGGATCTTCGAGCATTTTCTGCGCTGCATCGCGAAATGCCTGGATCCTTTTTTCTGGAGGGGATGCAGGAACACCAGGCAGAGGCAAGAGGGGTCTTATTCTGTATGTTATTGCGTCTCCAATGTGGTATATGTTGAATATGTTTAGGTCGGCGTCTTTTGCGAGCTTGGTGAGCCTCGCTTCCCAGTCATGAGGGGGTTGATACTTTAGTTCGATTTTTTCGGGATCTGGCTTTGTCATGGGTGGTGGGTTGTGTTTGGGTGGTGCATCTGGGGTAGTGGTGGTTGGTCTGGGGGCTGAGTTGGCTTTCGAGGTTTGCCCTGGGCGGTCTCGCGATTTTGACTTGGGGTTGTGTGTTGATTGTGAGTCGAGTTGCCAGTGCTTCGTGATGCGCCGAGCGGTGAGATTGCGACGTGATGGTCTGGGATGCTTGACTTAATCAAGGTCGTCGTTTCGGGTAAAGCTGGAGCTTTGGATGGGGCTTGGTCTGTGAGGTGAGGCGCTCGTTATGCCGCATGCGGCGACGACGTTGCGATTGCCCGAGGGAGTTGGAGTGCATGCTTGAGACCTAGCGACGACCGAGACTACAATATGAAGTTGAGGCCGCCTTGTTTTGGATAGCGGTTACGCAGCGCTCGAAGCATTGGGCTATTGGCCTTCAAATAAACGGTTTGAGTTCGTCCGATCCTATTGCGCGCGAGGTGCTGTATCTTTACGTTTAGACTCGTGGCGGTAGGGCACGAGAATCGAACTCGCCAGGGACGCCTCTCGGCGCCCCTCACCGGTTTTGAAGACCGGGCCGGCCACCAGGTCCGGAAGCCCTACCGTCTGCGATTACGCCGGACCCTGCGGACCCCGTCAACCAAGGGGCACGGGCGCGACTCACCGCGTCTTTTTCTGCGCCCGTCCCGCCTTCAATCCCGGCAAGCCCTTCACCAACGTCGTCACCAGCACCTGCGTCAGCTCCTCCGCGGGCGTGCCCGGGAACCCCGTGCATGTGAGCCTCAAGCTCACGATGCCGTGCACCCCCGCCCACAGCACCTCCGCGAGTTGCTCTGGCTTCGTGCCTTCCTCCAGCCTCCCGGTCGCCAGCAGGTCCACGAACACCTGCACCAGCACCCCGAATGCTCTCGGGCCCGGGCCTTCCGGGTGGTCTCCGAACAGGGCGGTGGAGAGCTTCGGGTCCTCCATGAAGATCAGCCGGTACGTCTCCGGGTGCTCCAGGCCAAAGCGGACGTAGGCCTCCGCTAGCTTGGGCAACCGCTCCAGCGGGTCTTCCACCTGGGCCGCGGGCTCCAGCATGGCCAGCAGGTCCTGGAAGCCGCGCACGCACAACTCCTTCGCGATGGCCTCCCGGTTCTCGAAGTGGAGGTAGAGCGTCGCCGGCGCGTACTCCACCGCGTCCGCCAGCTTGCGCATCGAGAGGGCAGGGAAGCCCTCCTTCACCACGATGTCCCGGGCGACTCGCAGAATCTGCTCGCGCAGCTCCGCTCGCTGTCGTTCCTTCCGTTCTGCAATCCCCATGCTCCCAGTGTAGGCCTTGACCCACTGAACGCCCAGCAGTAGATGAACGGCGTTCATGAACGGTGTTTACAAACCACTCGCCGTTCGGGAAAGGGAGCAGGACATGGGCACGGTTGCGTTGTTCGGCGCCACGGGCGTCGTCGGACACAGCATCGCGCAGGCGCTGTGGGGGCAGGGGCGGGGCTACCGCGTGGTGGGGCGCTCCCGGGAGGGACTCCAGCGGGAGTTCGGGGCGGACCCGCAGGCGGAGATCGTCACCTGGAATCCCGACGACATGGCCTCCATCCAGGCCGCGGCCCGGGGCGTCCAGACGCTCATCTATCTGGTCGGCGTGCCCTATTGGCAATTCCACCTCCACCCCGTGCTGATGAAGCGCACGCTCGACGCCGCCATCGCCGAGGGCGTGGAGCGCATCGTCTTCATCGCCAGCGTGTACCCCTACGGCCGGCCGCGCACGGACGTCGTCAACGAGTCCCACCCCCGCGTGCCGCACACGAACAAGGGCCGCTTGCGCAAGGCTCAGGAGGACCTGTTGCTCGCGGCGGACAAGGCGGGCTCCATCCAAGTCACCATCCTCCGCCTCCCGGACTTCTACGGCCCGGGCGTGGAGAACAGCTTCCTCCACCGCGCCTTCGTCGCGGCCTCACAGGGCAAGCGCGCCCAGCTCATCGGCCCCATCGACACGCCCCATGAGTTCGTCTACGTGCCCGACGTGGGGCCCACCGTGACGGCGCTCATGGACCATCCGGGGGCCTACGGCCGCTTCTGGAACCTCGGGGGCGCGGGCGTCACCTCCCAGGCGGCCCTGGTGGAGGACATCTACGCCCAGGCCGGCCACCCCGCGAAGTACTCAGTGCTGGGGCCGGGGATGGTGCGCCTCATCGGCCTCTTCAGCCCGTTCATGCGCGAGCTCGGGGAGATGCACTACCTGCACACCTCGCCCGTCATCATGGACGACTCGGCGCTGCGGGCGCTGCTCGGCGACATCCGGAAGACGCCGTACCGCGACGGCATCCGCCAGACGCTCGCGGCGCTCAGTCCAGCCCCCGTTGCCACAGGTCATCCTCATCCAGCCCCATGAGGTGACCGACCTCGTGCATGACGGTGATGCCAATCTGCTCGATGAGCTCCTCGCGGGTGCGGGCGAAGCGCTCCAGGTTCTTCTGGTACAGCACGATGGACGCGGGGACGTGGTCGAACGCGTTCGTCACGCTGCGCTCGCCCACCGCCAGGCCGCGGAACACCCCGAGGATGCTCGGTGACAGGGGAGGGTCCTCACCCAGCAGGTCTTCATCCGCCGGCAGGTCCTCCACCGCGATGGTGACGTTGTCCAGGTACTGCTTCGCGTGGCCGGGCAGGGACTGCACCGCGGCCTCCACCGCGCGGTCGAACTCGGCCTCGCCCAGCTCCACCGGCGGGAAGAACTCCGTCGGCACCAGCGCCTGGGCCTTGGCGAAGCGGCGCTGGGCCTCCTTCTCGTCGCCCCGGCGCTCCGCCATCAGCCCCAGGTACTGGTGAGCCCAGGCCTCGTCGGGCGTGTCCTTCAGCACCTTGTCGAAGGCGCCCTTCGCGTCGTCGAAGCGGCACAGCTCGAACAGGGCGATGCCCCGCTCCAACTGCGCGTCCACCGAGCGCGGCATGTGCCCCAGCGCCGCGTCCAGGCTCGCCAGGGCCGCGCGGCACTCGCCCACCTGGTTCAGGCCCATGCCCTCCAGGAGGAGGAACTCGTAGAGCAGCTCCACGTCGCCGGCCTTCTGCGCCAGGCGCTTGCCCTTCGCGCAGAAGCCCAGGCCTTCCTCCACGGCCTCCCGGTCCTCGCCCGCGCGGCAGATGAGGCAGTCCGCGGTTCCCAGGAGCACCTCCAGGTCGTCCGGGGACACCCTCAGCGCGGCGCCGAAGGCCCGGCCGGCTTCCTCCAGGCGGCCCAGCTCCACCAGGGCGGCGGCGCGCAGGTGCAGGGCGTCCACCGAGTCCGGGGCCTGGGCCAGGCCGCGGTCGGCGGCGGCCAGGGCCGCCTCGAAGTCGCCCGTCTCAAAGGCCTCTGCTGCCGCGTCCAGCGCCTCCATCCCGCTCACCCCCGTTCGCTTCGACGTCCGCATCCCCATGGGGCCGCGACATATGAAGCCGCGCACTTCGTTGTCAACGCCGCGCACGGCTGCTACGTTCCTTGGCCCGTCCTGGTGCGGCGCTCAGTCCCGTGAACATCCTTGTCGTCGACGACGATCTCGAACTCTGCACGATGCTCTCTCGCTTCTTGGAGATGCATGGGTTCACGGTCTACTCGGCGTCCGACGCGCTCCAGGCGCTCGACGTGCTGGAGCGCAACCAGGTCAGCATGGTCATCACCGACTACGTGATGCCCCATATGGACGGCATCCAGTTCACGGAGATGCTCAAGGCGGACCCCCGCTTCCAGAGCGTCCCGGTGCTGCTGATGACGGGCAGCGAGGACGGCTCGGTGACGGACCGCGGCCTGCGCAAGGGCGTGGCCCTGACGCTCCACAAGCCCCTGGACATGGGCCAACTGCTCACCCTGGTCCGCTTCGCGCAATAGCCCACGGCGCACCTCCCGGCAGGGTGCCTCGGGCCGTCCGCTCGCCTACACGGCTACCCTTCCTGGTTGACATCGTTCAGGCGGCCCTTATGTTGGCGCTCGCCATGGCCGAGTGCTAACGGCCCGTGTCGTACTAGTAAAATCCCCCAGTGAATTCAGGAGGTTGCGATGGCAGCGAAGGAAATTTTCTTCCATCAGTCCGCGCGTGAGGCCATCCTGCGCGGCGTCCGCACCCTGTCGGACGCGGTCGCGGTGACCCTCGGCCCCAAGGGCCGTAACGTGGTCATCGAGAAGAGCTTCGGCTCCCCCACGATCACCAAGGACGGCGTCACCGTCGCCAAGGAGATCGACCTCGAGAACAAGTTCGAGAACATGGGCGCGCAGATGGTGAAGGAGGTCGCGTCCAAGACCTCCGACAAGGCCGGCGACGGCACCACCACCGCCACGGTGCTGGCGCGCGCCATCTATGAGGAGGGCCTCAAGCTGGTGGCCGCCGGCCACAGCCCGATGGACCTCAAGCGCGGCATCGACAAGGCCGTCGAGGTCGTCGTGGGCGAGCTGAAGAGCCTGTCCAAGCCCACCGCCGACAAGAAGGCCATCACCCAGGTGGGGACCATCTCCGCCAACGGGGATGAGACCATCGGCGCCATCATCGCGGACGCGATGGAGAAGGTCGGCAAGGAGGGCGTCATCACCGTCGAGGAGGCGAAGGGCCTCGAGACGACGCTCGACGTGGTCGAGGGCATGCAGTTCGACCGCGGCTACGTGTCCCCGTACTTCGTGACCAACCGCGAGCGGATGGAGGCCGTCCTGGAGGACCCCTACATCCTCATCAGCGAGAAGAAGGTCTCGTCGATGCAGGACATGATTCCGCTGCTCGAGCAGGTGGCCCGCTCCGGCAAGCCGTTGATCATCATCGCCGACGACATCGAGGGCGAGGCCCTGGCCACCCTGGTGGTCAACAAGATCCGCGGCGTGCTGAACGTGTGCGCGGTGAAGGCCCCCGGCTTTGGTGACCGCCGCAAGGAGATGCTGCAGGACATCGCCGTCCTCACCGGCGGCACGGTGGTCAGCGAGGACCTGGGCCACAAGTTCGAGACGCTGACGCTGACCGACCTGGGCCGCGCCAAGCGCGTCACGGTGGACAAGGACAACACCACCGTCGTGGACGGCGTGGGCACGAAGGCGGCCATCGAGGGCCGCATCAAGCTCATCCGCACGCAGATTGACTCCGTCACCAGCGACTACGACCGCGAGAAGCTCCAGGAGCGTCTGGCGAAGCTGGTGGGCGGCGTGGCCGTCATCAACGTCGGCGCGGCCACCGAGACGGAGATGAAGGAGAAGAAGGCCCGCGTCGAGGACGCGCTGCACGCGACCCGCGCGGCCGTCGAAGAGGGCATCGTCCCTGGCGGCGGCGTGGCCTACCTCCGCGCGCTGCCCGCGCTGGAGAAGCTGAAGCCGGGCGGTGAGCAGGACTTCGGCGTGGCCATCATCCGCCGTGCGCTCCAGGAGCCGCTGCGGAAGATCGCCAGCAACGCCGGCGTCGAGGGCGCCGTGGTCATCAACAAGGTCCGCGAGGGCACCGGCGCGTTCGGCTACAACGCCCGCACGGAGGTCTACGAGGACCTGGAGAAGGCCGGCGTCATCGACCCGACGAAGGTGGAGCGCACCGCGCTGCAGAACGCCGCCTCCGTCGCCTCGCTGCTGCTGACCACCGAGGCCATGGTCGCCGAGCGCCCGAAGGGCAAGGCCAAGGGCGGCGGCGCTGGTGCCGGCATGCCGGACTACGGCGGCGACGACATGGACTACTGAGCCGCTCCGGAGGGCTCGGGACGTGAGTCCCGGGCCGTCTGGGCCTCGGCAGTCAACGGCCCCGGATGCCTCGTCAGGAGGCGCCGGGGCCGTTGTCGTTTCAGCGGGGACTGCCTGGCGGTCAGGGCACGCGGCCCACGACGCCGCCGGTGCCGCTCTCCTGCGACGTGTAGAGCAGGGTGTCGCCGTCCACCAGCAGGCCACCGGGCCCCACGCCCTCTGGGCCCACGGGCTCCAGGGCGCCGGGTGTGCAGGTGCTCACGCGGCGGAGGAAGCCCGTGCCGCCAGTGCTGACGTCCTTGAAGTAGAGCGTCCCATTCAGTTCCACCGGGAAGGCGGGCCCCTGGAGGTCCGTGGCGACGACTTCCGCCGCGCCGCCCTCGCGTGGCAGGCGCAGCACGCGGCCGTTTCCGCCGCCTCCTTCGGTGACGAGGAAGTGCGTGGGCGTGACTTCCAGCGAGGTGCCGGCGGTGATGGTGCCGTCGCGCAGCGTGGCCGGGGCACTGCCGTCCAGCGGCACGCTGTAGAGGCCGGGGCTCTCTCCCGCGGCGACCAGGAACCACACGTCCTGGCCCACCACGCGGGCTCCCCGCACCTGCGTGTAGCCCGTGCCGGCGTAGAGCTCCTGGCGGTTGCCGCCCGAGGCGTCCACGCGCACCAGCCGGCGGTGCGACGTCGCGATGACCACCACGTCCCGGTCACCCATCCGCGCGGGCAGGACGTCCGTGCCGCCAATGGTGACATTGTTCACCGTGGCATCGAGCGGCCGTGCGTCCTTCGCGCCCGTCGCCTTGTCCACCCGCCACAGCCCGTCCAGGTCGAGCACGTAGACGGAGTCCGACACCACGGCGATGGCATCCGGCGCCCGGAAGCCCGTGGCCAGGGACACCGTGTCACCGCCCGCGCGTGGCAGCCGGAGGAGCCGCCCGGGGCCCGGCTGGGGCTGCTGCGGATTCAGGGAGTGGGACTCGGCGATGTAGAGGTCCGTTTCGTCCGCCGCGAGCCTGCGGGGCGTGTTCAACCCGGTGAGCAGTGGGGTGCCCGGACCCGAGGCGAGCGGCTCGCAACCCGCGTCGCCGCTGCCCGCATCGTCTGTCCTGGTGCCCGCGTCGTCTGTCCCGGTGCCCGCGTCGCCACGGCCCGCGTCCGGCCCGTCCTGCATCGGCGGCTTGTCGGAGGAGCAAGCAACACCCAACAGCAGGACGGACAGGAGCGCGAGTCTCATGGGGTCTCTCGTTTGAATGCGCGGTTCAACTCTCGGCTGAGCGCCGAGGCGTCGGACATCAGCTTGGGGAGGCACGCGGCGGCGCCCGCACGGAGGGACTCCAGCGCCGTCTCCATGGTGAGGTGCTCGGCCAGCACGACGAAGGGAGCGCCCTGGGCCAGCGCCTTGCCCAGCTCCAGCGCCTTGCGCCCGTAGGCGGGCGTGAAGTCCCAGCTCACCACCACGCCCGCGGGCGGCTCCAGCGCGGCCAGCTCCGTCGTCGTCAGGATGCGCGCCTCCAGTCCCACCAGGGACAGGGCGTGGGTGATTTGCGCCGCCGCCGCCGGGTTGTCCTCCAGCACGTCCACCCGGCGCATCGCGGGGTTCGTCTCCAGCGGCGCGGGGGCGGGCTTCCGGGCCAGCGTGGAGCGCAGCAGGGCGCGCACCTCGCGGATGTCGTCGAAGGGCTTGAGCAGGTAGTCCACCACGCCCAGCTCCAGCGCCTGCTGTGTCGTCACCAGCGACGGGTAGCCCGTCATCAGGATGACGCGCGAGTCCGTGTGCCGCCGCCGCGCCTGCTGCGCCAGCTCCAGGCCGGACATGCCGGGCAGGTTCTTGTCGGTGACGATGAGGTCCACCGGCGCCTGTTGCAGCAGGTCCAGGGCCTCCTCGCCGCTTGCCGCTTCGATGATCTCGCACTCCTTGCCCATCAGGTCGCGGAAGACCATGCGGATGATGATTTCGTCATCCACCACCAGGACCCGGTGCTTCTGCGTGGGCGGCGCGTCCGTCGCGGGGAAGAGCACGCGGAACACGGTGGCCGGGGGCGGGACGTCGCGAATGACGCCCTGCGGGGCCAGCTCGAGGCGCGCGTGGTGCTCGCGGGCGATGCGCTGGCACACCGACAAGCCCAGTCCGGTGCCTCGATTGTTGGCGGTGATGTAGGGCTCGAAGATGCGCGCTCGCAGCTCCTCGGGGATGCCCGGACCCCAGTCCGCCACGTAGAGGGCAGGGGAGGGGCCCTCCATCGTGAGCACCACCTTCACCCGGCCGCGCCCCGCCATGGCGTCGCGCGCGTTGTTGAGCAGGTTCAGGGTGAGCTGTTCAATGAGGCGCGCGTTGCCCTGGATGGTGATGTCCTCCGGGGCTTCCACCTCCAGGGAGATGCGCGAGGAGTCCGGGTTGATGCTGAAGTGCTTCGCCGCCGCCCAGATGGGGGCCGCCAGGGAGAGGCGCTGTTGGGACGCCGGTCGCTCGCTCGACAGGCGGATGAAGTCGGAGACGATCTGCTCCATCCGCTCCACCTGGGCCAGCAGCAGGCGCAGGGGCCCGGGGGCGGCGCCGTCCTCCGCGAGGAGTTGGGCGTAGGCCTTCACGCCGAGCAGCGGTTGTCGCAGCTCGTGCAGCACCTCCGCCGCCAGCTGAGAGGTGTGCGCTCCCGCACGTTGCAGCGCCGCCGCCGCTGTTCGCGCGGCCGTCAGGTCCCCTGCCTCCACGGCCTGGAGCAGTTGGGCGAGCGGCACGGGTGTTTCCATGTGACGAGCATGGCGGAGGCAACCGCTTGTACGCAACGCACCTGGAGGGAATCCGTTGACCCGGACCGTGCCGGCACGGATGCTGGCCGCGTTCTCATCGCACCGTCCGGAAATCCGGATATCGCGACACCGGCCTCGGGAGGGCCTTCATGCCGCAGACCAACCCGTTCCACTCGCTGGTCCCCCGCAAGATGACGGACACCGAGCTGGCCCGCTCCATCCGTCTCAACATCGAGGCGGAGCTGGACGCCATCAACCTCTACGCGGCCCATATCGACGCGACGGACAACGAGGACGCCAAGGCCATCCTCCAGCACGTCATGGACGAGGAGCGCGAGCACGCCGCCCTCTTCTGGGAGCTCATCGCCCGGTTGGATCCAGAGCAGGCCGCGCACGCGAAGGAGGCCGTGGAGAAGTACCGGCTCATTACCTCCGGCGCGTCGCACGAGGCCGTGGAGGCCGTGGGCAAGGAGGGCGCGGCGCCGTCTCCGGCGGACGTCACCCCGGAGAAGCGCCTCACCGTGGGCAGCCTGCGCCGGTAGCCGTCAGGACGCGGAGTGGGCCTGCCGGCGCTCGGCCGGTGGGGCCTCCAGGTCCTTCGCCGCCATGTAGACGACGTTCCGCGAGCCCCGCTTGCCGCGGTACATGGCCCGGTCCGACAGGTCCAACAGCGTGGCCTTGTCCTGGGCGTGCTCGGGGAAGCTGGCCACGCCGATACACGTGGTGAGCTTGAGCGACAGGCCTTCGCGCGCCAGGAAGTTGTGCGTCTCCATGGTGCGTCGGATGCGCTCGGCCACCTTGAGCGCGCCGCCGGAGTCGGTGTTGCGCAGCACCACCACGTATTCGTCTCCGCCGTAGCGCGCGACGACGTCGTGGTCTCTCACGCAGCCCTTCACCACGCGCGCCGCCTCCACCAGCACCTTGGAGCCCACGAGGTGGCCATGGGTATCGTTGATGGACTTGAAGTGGTCCAGGTCCAGGAACAGCAGGCTGAAGGTGCGCTGTGACTGGAGCGCGTCCTGGACCTCGCGGTCCACCACCAGGTGCAGGTAGCGGGTGTTGAACAGGCGCGTGAGGTCGTCGACGTACGCCAGGTCCTCCACCGCGGCGAAGCGGCCGAGGTTGCGCAGCGCGAGCGCCCAGTTGCGAACCAGGAAGCTGGCCGTCTCGCCCGCCCACTCCGCGCCCGTGCCGCCGAAGAAGAGCACCGCGTGTCCCAGCACGGCGTCACCCTCCAGCGCGGGGAAGGAGATTGCGCGAGGAAAGGGCGCGTCCATGCCGTCCAGCTCGCGCGGACCGCGTTCGTTCGTCAGGCGTTCGATGAGCTCGGCGATGAGCGGCTCTTCCAGCGCGGTGGACAGGCCGCTGGTGCCGTGGCGCCGCAGCGCGAAGGCAGAGTCGCGCTCCAGCAGGACCACGGCGCTGGCGGAGGCCATGCTCTGCAGCGCGCTGGCGGTGGCCGAGGCCAGCTTCTCGCGGTCCAGGGTGGTGGCGATGCGTTGCCCCGCCTCCAACATGGCCACATGGCGGCGCAGCGACGCGTTCTCCTGCATCAGGTCGCGCGTGGTGAGCGCTCGGCGCACGGCGTGCTGCAGGGCCTCCGGGGCCACCGGCTTGACGAGGTACTCCGCGGCGCCGCTCTTGATGGCGCGCACGGCGGGGTCCACCTTCTCCAGGCCAGTGATGACCACCACCTCCACGCCCGGGTGATGTTCCCGCACGTGCCGCAGGACCTCCATGCCGTCACCACCGGGGAGGATGAGGTCCGTCACCACCGCGTCGAAACGGTCGCCTGCGAGTGCTTCCTTTGCCTCTTGTAGCGTGCCCACCGCCGTGACGGCGTGTCCCACGGCGGTGAGGTAGTCGCCGTACAGGGTGCGGGCGATCTTTTCGTCGTCGACGAGGAGGATTCGCGCCATCTCCCATCGGCTTAGCACCAACCGATGGAAGGCTGCTAGGGTCGGCCCCCGTGTCCCCCTTCGAAAGCGGCCGTCGGCTCTGCCTTCTCGTTGAGGCCGGGGAAACCCGTTACGCCGTGGAAGCGACGTCTGTCATGGAAGTAGCGATGCCGGGCGCCAACGGCAGCAGCCTGCGGGGTGTGCTGGAGGTGAAGGACCTCTGCGCGCTGCTGGGCGGGCCGCCCGAGGAAGGCCCGGGCATGGTGGTGGTGCTCGACGTGAGTCCCACCCTGGCGGTGCGCGTGCGCTCCGTGGTGGAGGTGGCGGACGTGGCCCGCGCGCCGTTCTTCCTGCTGCCACCGGGATTGGCGGACTCGCTGGCTCCGCTGAGCCGGGGCGCCGTGCTGCACAAGTCGCGGCTGTACCTGGAGCTCATCGCGGAGGCGCTGCCGCACCGGGTGGGGTCGATGTCGCCGGCGGTTGCCGCCCGGCCCGTGCACTGGGCGGAGGCGGCTCCGGACCGCGCGCTCGTCTTCGAGTCTCAGAGTCGATTGTTCGGAGTCCCCCTGGGTCTGGTGTCGCAGGTCATCAGCCGGGGAGAGGCCTTCTGCGTCCTGCCCGTGCCGAGTGGACCGGTGGCTGGTATTTTTCCGCATGATCAGGTGCTGTGGCCCGTCTGCTCGGTCCCCGCGTTGCTGGGGGAAGCGCCCGTGCCGGAATCCTTCATCGTCCTCACGGAACTGGCCGGGCGGAACGTGGGGCTGACGGCCACGCGGGTGCTCGGCGTCATGCAACGATTCGAGCCGGACGACACCGCGGGGAGCTTCCGTGCTCCCGGGTTGAGCGAGCCTGTGGCGTTCCTGGACCTGCAACGCATGTTTTCTTGATCGTCCCAGAGGGCAACTCGTAAGCTGCCCCGCTTGTCAGACTGCCGCGAGTCAACCCTCGCGGCGGGAATCACCAACGAATTCAGGGGAGTGGATGCTCCCCGAGGCCCGAACCGATGCCCAAGAATCTGCTGGTCGCCGATGACTCGCTCACCATCCGCAAGGTGATCGGGATGATCTTCGCGACCGAGGACTTTCAGGTGACCGCGGTGGACAACGGGCTGGACGCCATCTCCCGCACCCGCGAGCTGCGTCCGGACGTCGTCCTCGCGGACGTCATGATGCCGGGCAAGAGCGGCTATGAGGTCTGCGAAGCGCTGAAGAACGACCCGGCCACCCAGGGCATCCCGGTGGTGCTGCTGGCCGGCACGTTCGAAGCGTTCGACGAGAATCGCGCTCGCGCCGCCCGCGCTGATGACCACGTCACCAAGCCCTTCGAGAGCCAGGTGCTGCTCGACAAGGTGAAGGCGCTGGTCGGCCAGAAGTCCAACACGATGCCCGCGTCGGCCGCCACGCAGGTGCGCCACGCGGCTCCTCAGCCCGCCGCGGCGCCCGCGCCCGTTGCCGCCGCTGCTCCGCCGGGGGCCCGTCCCGCGCCTCCGCCGGGGGCTCGTCCGGGTGTTCCTCCAGGGCCGGGCGTGCCGCGTCCGCCGGGCGCGGGTGTGCCGCCGCCGGGCGCGCGTCCTCCGGGACCTGGGATGCCGCCAGGCATGGCGCGTCCTCCGGGGCCGGGAATGCCGCCGCCGGGTGCGCCGGGCGCGCCGCGTCCTCCGGGACCTGGG includes these proteins:
- the sinK gene encoding hybrid histidine protein kinase/response regulator SinK; this translates as METPVPLAQLLQAVEAGDLTAARTAAAALQRAGAHTSQLAAEVLHELRQPLLGVKAYAQLLAEDGAAPGPLRLLLAQVERMEQIVSDFIRLSSERPASQQRLSLAAPIWAAAKHFSINPDSSRISLEVEAPEDITIQGNARLIEQLTLNLLNNARDAMAGRGRVKVVLTMEGPSPALYVADWGPGIPEELRARIFEPYITANNRGTGLGLSVCQRIAREHHARLELAPQGVIRDVPPPATVFRVLFPATDAPPTQKHRVLVVDDEIIIRMVFRDLMGKECEIIEAASGEEALDLLQQAPVDLIVTDKNLPGMSGLELAQQARRRHTDSRVILMTGYPSLVTTQQALELGVVDYLLKPFDDIREVRALLRSTLARKPAPAPLETNPAMRRVDVLEDNPAAAAQITHALSLVGLEARILTTTELAALEPPAGVVVSWDFTPAYGRKALELGKALAQGAPFVVLAEHLTMETALESLRAGAAACLPKLMSDASALSRELNRAFKRETP
- the encC gene encoding encapsulin nanocompartment cargo protein EncC, whose translation is MPQTNPFHSLVPRKMTDTELARSIRLNIEAELDAINLYAAHIDATDNEDAKAILQHVMDEEREHAALFWELIARLDPEQAAHAKEAVEKYRLITSGASHEAVEAVGKEGAAPSPADVTPEKRLTVGSLRR
- a CDS encoding GGDEF domain-containing response regulator, coding for MARILLVDDEKIARTLYGDYLTAVGHAVTAVGTLQEAKEALAGDRFDAVVTDLILPGGDGMEVLRHVREHHPGVEVVVITGLEKVDPAVRAIKSGAAEYLVKPVAPEALQHAVRRALTTRDLMQENASLRRHVAMLEAGQRIATTLDREKLASATASALQSMASASAVVLLERDSAFALRRHGTSGLSTALEEPLIAELIERLTNERGPRELDGMDAPFPRAISFPALEGDAVLGHAVLFFGGTGAEWAGETASFLVRNWALALRNLGRFAAVEDLAYVDDLTRLFNTRYLHLVVDREVQDALQSQRTFSLLFLDLDHFKSINDTHGHLVGSKVLVEAARVVKGCVRDHDVVARYGGDEYVVVLRNTDSGGALKVAERIRRTMETHNFLAREGLSLKLTTCIGVASFPEHAQDKATLLDLSDRAMYRGKRGSRNVVYMAAKDLEAPPAERRQAHSAS
- a CDS encoding chemotaxis protein CheW translates to MSPFESGRRLCLLVEAGETRYAVEATSVMEVAMPGANGSSLRGVLEVKDLCALLGGPPEEGPGMVVVLDVSPTLAVRVRSVVEVADVARAPFFLLPPGLADSLAPLSRGAVLHKSRLYLELIAEALPHRVGSMSPAVAARPVHWAEAAPDRALVFESQSRLFGVPLGLVSQVISRGEAFCVLPVPSGPVAGIFPHDQVLWPVCSVPALLGEAPVPESFIVLTELAGRNVGLTATRVLGVMQRFEPDDTAGSFRAPGLSEPVAFLDLQRMFS
- the romR gene encoding motility regulator RomR → MPKNLLVADDSLTIRKVIGMIFATEDFQVTAVDNGLDAISRTRELRPDVVLADVMMPGKSGYEVCEALKNDPATQGIPVVLLAGTFEAFDENRARAARADDHVTKPFESQVLLDKVKALVGQKSNTMPASAATQVRHAAPQPAAAPAPVAAAAPPGARPAPPPGARPGVPPGPGVPRPPGAGVPPPGARPPGPGMPPGMARPPGPGMPPPGAPGAPRPPGPGMPPGMARPPGPGVPPGARPPGPGMPPGARPGVPPPPGGPAPGLPPRPGMPPGAVARPGVPPPPGGPAPGGFARPPVGAPQPPPGAAPQPAARGRDPFGLGAPAPAAAQPSISIEDSLPDQGDAEEISLDIATPAPVAARPASARAPAADGGEALLREALSKASREVIEKIAWEVVPQLAETIIREELERLIKDRETQH